TTCTTGTGTGAAAGTGAATATAgcttgtcaagggactgtctcatttcaaacatagacagagagaatcatattatctttgtcttacactagtactagcacccaaaagaaaaggatgagtatagttttttttgttcctatttactgacaagatttgcttgaacaGCTATACTAACGTGAATCAAAATACCGGTTTTTGATACATCACTGCGTTGTAAACAAATAGTTCGTTCCGTTTTGATGAATCATTTTCAATTCATTCCGTTCTTTCATTCAATGACATAGTTTTGTTTGACAGCTAGTTCGTCGTATTTGTTTCGACTTTCGATACTATCCTACTATCCTGACTATCCAACGAAAAGTTTCTTTGTTTTGCGTAAATACACATTGAATCCGATGCAGGATTGAAATTAGCAATGACGATGGGTCAATTTGAGAACGTAGGAGCCTTTATACGGAGTTGCAATGGGGCTACGTTGCGCTACGACCAAGCATGTCTGGAAATCATTACAACGGAGCCAATAAACTTTAAGAGCCAGTATGAAGAATGCCAGGGCTGTAAGTTGCTGCCGACTGAGCCCCTCACAAACTCGTCGTCTTACATGTTAAAGACCTTAAGTCCCGTGCGCTACGCTATCGAGAATGGAAATGGCCAGATATGCAatggtaagtattttaatgaGATCAGGTTACGTATGAGGGGGCAGCTAACCAGCTATTGTTCTCAAATGCATGTTGTTGCAATAACGCGGTCAATGCGGCCTGTGTAAACATCTTTCAACACTAATTAAATTTGTAGTTCCACCTAAatcaatataattgtattttcaATTTGACTTTGTAAATGGTTCTTTGTTGTGTTGCCTATACAtagttcatttattttaaatctgactttaaaaattaaattttaagactGAATTAATTAATCTTATTTTCTAGAAAGTTAACaagacaaaataataatatatgtcatATTAGTAATCATGTTTTTACAGCACAGCAAGTCTTGTTCAACCTTTTCTATGGCAACCCCCATAGTATGTAAACAAAAATTCTTAAATTACTTTACAGAGCCATATGTTGAATACTGGTCTACAGTGCCAAGTTACTATATAGCCTGATTTATCAACCATATATgcgccaatagaatttcaactttagcattccgatttaaggttcaaattagattgcacatTATAATTAatccatataataatatacattttaaacaaGTATATTATTCCTTGAGTGATAGTCATTGACATTGTTCACAGGTTATTTTACTATGCCAtagtaatgttattttattgttaatgttttgtatttattattatattgcaatTTGTATGCAATTAGAGATATTGTAAGAGTCTTATATTATAAACATCAAGATGaacacattacattaaattttatGGATGGAACCATGGAAATTAGATCACAAGTCAATTTGATTACAGCTagaaatattcaatattaattcaaattattttcaatttactCTAATTTTGAATTCTACTATTATAAGGCACATGTATACAAGAAAAATTGGCAGGAAAATTAGAAGTGAATTGTGTCAGAAATTAGGTTGAATTTCTTTTGGTTTAGGGCCTATAGCCCAAGTCCTCTCAGGCATTAGAGGAGCCCTGTGCCCAGCAGCCTATATATGACATAGGCTACCCTGGGTCTTAAACTGTCATTATactaaacttattctaaatcAGTGCAGCAGTTTAATTGCGAAGAGGTACTTATCAGAGAGGGGTGACtccgcatttataataatagtaggGATTAATGGgagaaattaattatttaggtaggACAATAAAGACCTTAGAATGATAGAGAAAATGATCCTGCTTTTAAAGATATCATATCACTCTTTGTAGTCTAGTCACATGATAGGATGAGTCATAAATAACATGTAAACATTGCATATAGACTGAATAGTTTATTGGAGGTTatatcacagattatataatgtTATATGCAAATTCATACATGTATGTACATGACATGTCACAGGACTCACAGGCTATTTCACTAACAAGTATAATAAATCGGCTATTCTTTATGACACGTCAAAACGATTTTTAACCCCGACGCAAAAATAGTGGTGTTacatgtttgacgccaatgtctgtctctctgtctgtggcatcataGCTCTCCAATGAATGGACCGATTTCCATGCGGTTTATTTTTACTTGTACTCGTTGGGGTGGTTcttaactatagttggtcaaacaaaattgtcagtaaataagcacaaaaaaaactatactcatccttttcttttgggtgctagtactagtgtaagacgaagatagtatgattctctctgtctatgtttgaaatgagacagtcctttgacaaactatatgtttgATATAAATCGATCCAGCaatttgaagagtatcagctcttttccaaaatgaacTAAGGCATTTTTAGCATAACTtagggtttttatttttttatttaatagttattactACAGAGTTAGTAAGAGAGACGTATCATATATGTGATGTCAAAATATAttggtatagtctgcatcttctcaaattattttttcgccaaagaccctaatctgttaaacaaaggcctctgttccttttgtgcgtgcgcgtgcccattgttggtgagaaTCAACCCTCGTGCACTTCGACATGGCTCACGATGACGCGCGTGTGCGGCGTAGCGTTCAAATTATTAAAGAAACATTCTGGATTGATATAATAAACCGTCTAAATTTATTTACTCCAGGTTCCTACCAGTTTCTCGAGTTTGGGCAGTACAGCATCAACCTCACCGAGGTGACCAAGCAGCAATGTCAGCCCCGGATGACAGCGGAGCCAGACGCCGCCTCGCTGCCCATCCTCACCGCTGTACTGATCTTGCTGTCCATGGCCACACTGTGGTATGTGGTCAAGGGCATCGGCAAGAGGATCATCGCTGGGAGATTGTATGCCAGATACTTTGCTAGGTAGGGCATGCCTGTCTCATTTCGGTTACTGCCTCGACCTAGCCACAAACAACAGCTGAGGGCCTACCACCAAAATCGAAAAtcgttatctgtctctctatcgctcttccatattcaatcgatagagaggcagatagagtcagtctaagctaactttgcaccaacttgAATACAACAAAGTTATTACCGtgaaaaatgtcctataatatttatttatttactagcttttgccctcgTGCGTAGCTTTTTTGTGAGAGCAGCTAAAGTgagcctggataaagtgtaatagcaatcattcaatttgagcacaagcttaaaagtttattaactctctcaattccaccctccttttcactctctttagggatgatttccgacataaaaactatcctgtccttccctgggactcaaactatacctatgccaaatttcaactaaattggtatagcagtttaagcgtgaagaggtaacacacagacagacagacagacttttgcatttataatattagtatggattggacGATGGAGTGAACGCTACTtatgcactgttagtgcttgtgaaaggagacctaggctttcctaaacatgtcgcgcgagtgatgataataagggaaaagtgtggactgagcgaagatgtagtgacaaaaattgagaaaggtatgttgagatggtttggacacgtggaaacaatgagtgaaagaaggctaacaaagagagtgtataagggagaggtagaaacgggagttggaaggggcagacctcggtggactttctctgatcagatcggggaaatcctgaagaaaggccaggtcaagagcaccctaaaccggcgagcgtgtatgaggaatgttatgaaagttaaggaagcgaaagaggtatgtcaggatcgtagcaagtggaaatccgttgtctctgcctacccctccgcgaaataggcgtgattatatgtatgtatgtatgtcgtgcgagtgactaaaaacaagtgagtctaaaccgtaaaattagcgcaatgttagtatgactcacgacaATTGAAATACGtcataatattttcatagaaattttacattaatgatgacagtgctacactttgtcattgcaaatataagattttttggtagtctgggctccatgcacaatggacagatcaattgttggttggcagagcctatatcggacaaagcaatcagtgtttaccactttattgacctctcccttgagtagggaactatgaaagcacccatgaggctgacttgttcacctagagtgtccaaagcctctataaaaactagataaaaaaaaatatgcagagttagcttggtccaaaTATGATTTTCATTTTTTGAATGTTGGCGGTACAATCACCTGCaattatgttactcttcgaaggcagAAAAAATATGTGAGTcacttatggctctacaaataaaataagatcATGTCAGATATTtgtgcggccttcgttgtgtaacatattattgcaggtgaacTGTACCTACACTAAACAGAATATTGATAAAAGTATTGCTTTGCACAGAAAGCTCACCATTCTTTCTTCTCATCAGAGTACCAACTGGGCAGCGCAGGGTAGGGAGGCATGACATCTGTACTTTTAGTCATGACTCCATAATGCTACCTGGCTAAACTGTgctcaaaattttaaaatgtgtcTGCCTACACATACATATGCTGAAAGTGGCTTTTGTGCATGCATGGTTATCATCTCATCAATGTTTCTTCAGGTTATAAAATAAGGGCACCATAAACGCCATTAAAATTAATCTAAGTGAATATTATGTTTTCATAATATGCCATTGAATACAAAATCATATCTCAACACTGACTGATATAGgtaatattacgcaaaactctgcgtagggggcgccactagcatTAACCGTAACCAAACCGCCTtagtgcatcaatgtcatatttatttgtaacaaaaacaaaacttgtccaaaactgtttaaggcatagtatatataagttactctatggttcacaGTTTGTTCTAGTGCTgcctctggcggcagaacattgcagtattaCTCTCTATTAAGTATGAGTATTGTTAACGATTCTCGCTTACGACTCTACCATGCAAGTATTTATTGCAGGGAAGACAACGAGTTGGGCTCCGAAACGCGCGTTCTTACTACAGAAGCGAGCGTGCCCCGCTCCCCGACTCGCTCGCGTCTGCGTTCGCTGGACATCTTCCGCGGTGCTGCCATTGCTCTGATGGTACGTCATACTCTAAAGATTTTAATTCTTATAGTAAATTACTTTACACTTTAATGacaaataacttatttattattctagTATAAAGAGAGCGAGCAGTCGGACTTAAACAACAGTTTGAATAGCATAATCAGCTAAAGCATGGCATACATTCTTCGGCGATCAACGAATTTGTTTGTTTACAGATTTTCGTAAACGCCGGCGGCGGCGGTTACGGCATCTTCTCTCACTCGGTGTGGAACGGCCTCACGGTGGCCGACGTCGTGTTCCCCTGGTTCGCCTTCGCCATGGGACAGGCGCTGGTGCTGTCCCTAAATGCACGCTTGAGGACCTCTCTGCCCAGGATCACAGCATTACAACAGGTATAGTAGTTATGTGGTCTCTCAAGGATTATATACGGATCCCAACTTGTAATAactatcaaattattttagaaaaaaacggTCTCAAAGAACCACAGAGGATGGGGACCTCTCTAGCTACGATCACGACTTTACAACAGGTATAGTAGTTATGTGGTCTCTCAAGGATTATATACGGATCCCAACTTGTAATAACTATCAaactattttagaaaaaaacggTCTCAAAGAACCACAGAGGATGGGGACCTCTCTAGCTACGATCACGACTTTACAACAGGTATAGTAGTTATGTGGTCTCTCAAGGATGATATAAGGATCCCAACTTGTAATAactatcaaattattttataaaataacggTCTTAAAGAACCACAGAGGATGGGGACCTCTCTATCGATCACGATTTTGCAGCAGGTATAGTAGTTACGTCATCTCTCAAGGATGATACACGGATACTTTTGGTAGGTACCGGAGATTGTTTAGGAAAATAACGGTCTCTGGCCATGATCAAGGCTTCGGAACAGGTATAATACTTAAGTAGTTATTTTGTtatgagaaatataatacaatacaatagttaCTTCTTTAAAATACACTTTAGGAAATATCGCAAATGTACGCTATAAGGGCCACGTTTAGGAACATAACGGTCTCAACGCGTGATTCCTCAGTCCCTCTCGGCCGTGCTCTGGAGTAGGGCTCTGCAGCAGGTATAACGATGCCTTAATACAAATGGGACGCCGCGCTACGTAAACAACAGAAGAGATTaagagatttggcttaaagggctggcattccaggtcataaataaaataaaaaaacatgaatttgacacaattctagggattgacagggcaagctatgctggcgccatctattaaATTCTTCAAcaggccaaccccattaatccGCCTCCTTTTAGTAAAATTTCGTTGTAATAACCAAAAgctcaaaaatttttttggtcTGTTTTTGAGTGATTTCCGTAAATTTCATGACAACTATTAACAGTAAAGATAAATACTTATCTATAGGAAACTAAGTATGACATGTTTTCTCAGGTGGCCCTCCGATCCCTTCTAATGGCGATGGCCGGCGTGGTTCTCGGCTCCGTGAACACCTCGTGGGCCGGGGTTCGACTCCCGGGCGTGCTGCAGCGCCTGGCTGCCATGTACCTCATCGTGGGGGCTCTGGAGTGCGCGTTCATGAGGACCAGCCAGAATATTACACCTGGTGAGAAACATAGTATTAACATTGATCTAAAATTACAGGTATAAATCTCTCTAAAATTGCCATAATTTTCTGTTCTTCAGCAGTAAAtccatttcatcaaattacGAGAGCAAATGCTTGAGGTAGTGAAAAATAATGCTCAAAactttataggtatttaaaatactattattataaagtcTTTATATGCAGTACCACACTAAATGGTGCTTTTCAAATCCGAAATTCAATTGAGAAAACGCAAAGATTAGGAAGAGGAGCAAATTTCGTGACTTTTATCTGTACTAAGTTATAATTtatctaatataatatatttgtgtatAGGTCGTTCTCTGTTCCGTGACATCGCGGCCGGTTGGCAACAGTGGCTCGCTACTCTCTCGCTTGTAGCAGTGCAGGTATGTGGCAAGGTCCAATACACATGGTATACACGTGCCTGATTGTTAACACTCTGATCGCCAAGAACACCTAAAGTCgtcgttactagtcgtgcccacagcgccaaggaAAACTATAGATGcaatggcggacgctgtcaaagaaACCTTGACACTTTCAAGTCAGGTTTACATTAGCTCGCTTGCGCCCGTCACCTTGGCTTGGAAGAGTCGTTTATGTTCAAGACGTAAAGCTATGGActgtatagaaaggacgacaatctcttatggcagaactgttgcaaaagtgaccagctttcagctgtaaataatagttccttatCTCACCGGTGGCGCTGGGTAGGCTCTGGggtatgacatgaaccatagaggtataataatggacatggacacttttcatacatagagattttggTCCTTTATATTAGTCTCCATGcgtaaagcgttcaaaaggttaaggaTACTGAGGCCTCTGCCATTGGAGGGCTTagccactttttctttagtatatgacatctactatttcaatttataaagaTACTGAGGGCCTACGGTCAACATCGAAAAATCGTAAAACGTCTGCCTTAAATCGCTCGAATATATTAGTAGGCAGGTACaagttgacagactgatcaatgtCACTCACCAGTGAGCTATGAAATTTCCCATACAGTAAAATTTagtaaactttttaaaagtgtCTAACTTAAACCTATACTCTAAATTTACTATTAGAATCCAACCATGTTAACGCTATTTCGACTCTGCAGCGACGAGTGTGTGGAAATGTGACCTGTAAACATCATACATTTTTCTctaacttaaactatcgtgagacatatttcaaaatatgtagatcagaacggtttcactcacttgtaTTTTTGTGAAACCGTTCTGATCTACATATTTTGAtacatttttctactcgtcggcTGTAAAGGTTGAATGGTTGAGGTTTCGTATatcaaactgtaattgggtacttttcatgtatgcgctctcaactcaactataatattcatttcgaaacggtttagtcaactataatgaatttgagcaatcacgtggcgccgcggtccagtggaaaagacaccaacgcgcgactatttcatgagtaatacctattcaatatattatgcacgcgttgatgtcttttgtactactgagatacttacctaattttctttaattatttaggttttttctactaagaaaaagtattattttagatgactcttagaaaaaataattaGCCCTTTGACTGGCTAATACGTCCACCGACGCGTTCGGTTACAGTGTAATTTGGACCTTCATGCATTTCATAggtttacgatgacgcgtttTTATAGATTTGTGCGGCTAGGCTGGGATGTAATAAGCATGGCGTTTAAAGggttaaaccaaagatagatataagtccgtaatagatggatacagtcttaagcgaggtttagactagcaagaacttgcatgcaattaacgttacattgcggtatctgatcaaacgtttagaatgcagtttaccttagtagtcggcaagttcttgctagtctaaacctcgcttaaggaaaaaacgtgcctcgaaaatcaagaaaatttcattctcgatcagatggcgccactacctttggacTACTcttcggatagatggcgttgacggtttcttttgttattaaacaatttgaATGCCTTGACAGTAAAAGAACATGAgtcgaaatcatataaaaataattaatgcaaatgaaaaaaaaacatttatccaaatataaatacattttatcgtatttttatacatcttcattttttgttttgatcgtgtgtcgatagatggcagtgaatttacagtggttacaaaatgtactatgagagtaccgctctatcctattatatcctctttgtttaaACGTATTGCAGATCTGCGTGACGCTAACCATCCCCGCGCCGGGCTGCCCCCGCGGCTACGCCGGCCCCGGCGGCCTGCACCTGTCGGCCGAGGGCAGGAACCTCACCAACTGCACCGGCGGCATCGCTGGATACATTGACCGGTAAGTTTCACTACGTTTCAGCTCAAAGAACATTCATCAGGATACCGATCCGTTGTGTGAGCGAGAGGCTATGCACGTACTGATGTCCCGCTCGCGCACCGGACTGCTTCCCTAACATTGATTATAGTTCGTGGTTCGTTTGTCGGGACCGCTGTGGGAAACCATCGCGAGCGCGGACTTTTTGCCCTAGGGTGTAGTATTATGTTGCTTCCGTGCTGGGAATCTGCAGAatcttatatataaaaaatacgccgttaatgttaaaataaatatttaaaccacGATACAGGCTTGGCTAGTGTGGCGAGATCATCATTAATCTTGGCTGTTAACATTACAATTATAACTTCACTGTAAAAATATCCTGTAGTTAATATAACCaggcgtcgctacaagtacctgtggccgcctcaattttgaggttttgccacagtaattgccgcacaccgctatagaacggacgcctgcacgcgcttgcgccgccttcaaagattcaaagatagccttgcgcgtagtagacgcgtttttttgggagtgaatcttctgtacctattactattatataggtatattctgTGTTATAATACAAAGTGgaaatatagtctgtcaagccagtagcgaaaagcggcaaattaaaaaaatgtaggcgcgaagggtaattatcccatagaaaatttgaatttcgcgcctttttgtactgacaaagttgtttgaccggctataaatATCCTATTCATTTAAGTTGCCAGTTTTCAACTAGTGTGCTTTTTCATTTTGCTGAGTTGCTGAGTTGTACTGTAACCAACTTTGTTCTCAGAATGGTGTTGGGCGAAGCCCACCTCCACAAATACGGGACCTTCCGCGACATATACCACACCACCGTTCGCCACGACCCTGAGGGTCTCCTGGGGATCTTATCCGGTCTGCTGGTGGTCCAAGCCGGTGCCCACGCCACTAGGATCATGCTGGCTTACAACCATGCCAGgtcagttatttattatatttgaagTGTTACCCCGATTTCTTCATGATACCAATATCAGATTCTGGGGTAAACACAATGGGGCCAAGGGTTAGGGCCTTTAAAAAGACCTGGACGTACTCGACTTATCTCAAAACCAAACATTTGTATTAAGATTAGTAAAATCTGTTTTGAAAAgtcgttttttttctattaaagattatttcaataaaatgtagGGAATCAAATATACCTTtttttgaaagtttaaaaatgcTTAAATTTAGAAATTTGTTGATCTTGTattctcgaatttaaactgttgttgttgttctaatattagtgcttgagaaaggagacctaggctctccacaacatgtcgcgcgagtgactaaaacaagtgagtctaaaccgtgtaattaattaatcttttaataatttccatatttattttagtgtccaatgtattgtgataaattggtcattttctatctatttaactaggacttgtttataaaattcaacatgtgtcaccatccgaataggggatattactgcaatgttctgccaccagagtgcagcactagcctttttagtaaaccatagagtaacttacacatactgtacctttaacaagtttttgacaagttttcggagataataaagtatttacagaggacctaccgggaaatgcGAATCCGAagtttcgctatctgcctctatcgctcgaatatgcaagagtgacagagatgttagataacgaaatttcgattttcttgtttcgagatagaccctcagattgtggtgtGATTGTAGTAgaggcgccacctacgcagagtttcgcgtaatattccctattgcgaTCTTATCTAGAAAATACATCACATTTAACTTTTTTCCAGAGCTCGCATAATGCGCTGGGTATTCTGGTCCCTGATCTTCGGAGCTACCGGCGGCGCCCTCTGCATGTTCTCCAAAAACGATGGCCCGATTCCGATCAACAAGAACCTATGGAGCGTCTCCTTCTGCCTGGTGACGGCCGCTACGGCGTTCATGACGCAGGCCGTGTTGTATTACGTGGTGGATCTCAAGATGAAGTGGGGCGGTCGTCCGCTGTATTACGCCGGTGAGTTTTACTATTTCTTACTACATACTTAATTATACATTAGTATGTCACATAAGGTCAAAGAACCACCACCAAGCGaccttcaccaaggaggagttcTGGCCGAAGAGTGAAGTACCGGTACCGCGGCCGGCtccctgacactgcggggttgcgaactgcatcgcagccataattgtgtttttagttttagtttttttttatataataatatgtatgctagttttaaggtatttatctatgggccaatagttgcctgaaaataaacaatttcatttcatttcattaaatttcctacccattttgtaccttgtcacagtgacaatagtatgaggtctctagctacttgcatattgattgtcactgtgacaaggtaagaaatgggtcggaaattaaattccttgagtgtagttatagtatgaatcttgtcaaatgatttttacgtctaagaccctcTGTTAAACTGATCTGTTAAACTGTGCCATTGTTACTGAGCGCGTTccattgtcagacacaatggcacataatggccgaccgctcacttAAAAGTAACAAAGGCTTTTGtataacagattaccgtcttaggcgtaaaaaccatttgagaagatgcagcgGCAACGTCGTTTAGAGTAGCGGGCCAAAAGTAAATGAAATAAGACTGCTGTAGTTATTGGCCACttctaacaaatcagaaagagACGAGCCAATTGAATCCTTATTTTTAAGAGTGGCCatttactatgtagtggccaacaACTATAGTAGTCACCCTATGACACTGCCGTTGTAGAGGGTTTAGACCGATTAATTCGTGATTGGGATATGGTTTTTACACATTTAATTTACTATTCTGTCCTAATATTACAACCATAATACGATTGGcggcatatttttttaatactttgtttGAGTAAAACCAGAAAATAAAATGATAACTTCAAATTGTTCAATTAATCTAATTGGAATAagatttgcaatgacaaagtgtggcgatATCAAGATTAATGTCAAATTCTATGAAAATGTGATGTTTAAAATgccactccctcactttgttccgtTCAAGTCGGTGCCAAGTTAGCTCAGGGTGGACTCTAGCCAGCGAGTATGCGTTAACGACCGAGTCGCAGCGAGGCCGTATACATTTactattttaaaacattgttaatACAGGTCAAAACGCGCTGTTCCTCTACCTAGGCTCCGAGTTACTGAAGAAGCACTTCCCGCTCCACATCCGCGTGCCGGCCGCCACGCACGCGCAGCTGCTCGCCACACACGCGTTCGCTATGCTCGTGTGGATCGCGGTCGCCATAGCGCTGCACAGGAAGAGGATCTTTATCACGCTGTAATAAGGTTGGAAGTTGATTGGCGACGTTGGTtggttttcagttttattataGGGTAATGAATAATGATTGCGCGATTTTATCGCTCATAGAAAGTTGATTACTATCGCGTTGTCGTGAATTTATCAGAATGCactaaggttgatattgggctgtagccacgcgcgtcagttggcGTTTTTGGCGGTCAAAGTGTTAAAAAGATTGGAAATGGATTGAAAAAGAATATTTATCCAGCCCTTTGCATgttttcctttttattttaataaatatattgttataaaatgaaatgttttcttgtatgaaACTGCATAATCAGTTAGTCAATGAAAATATTGATCGTACTGAGAACCATCTTCTTAAACGTTCCAATATTTGACACCCTAATTTCAATGACAACCAATTTGTTACCCTCGTTGATTCACCGAAGGTGCCGACAGTCGGTCGACCATTGGGGCATCATTGGGAGGTTAAAACTACCGAGCTAAGTCATCTTGAATCTTAAATAATAGTCAGTAAACACTCCTAGTAGATTTTCTCACTAAATAGCGTGGGTATATTAGATATCGCTTGCACACGAAATTAATCTTTAGTTAACTGTAATAAGATGCATTATTACTTGTATAGAAACTGGAAAAGTTAAAGGTTTGATTAACCGGACGGTCAGATATTTCTTTAAATATGTAAGCACTAGTACAGTAGCATCAACAGGAGCGggtgaaacaacgcgccaaaattATCTGTCATCCTAGAATACTTTT
This DNA window, taken from Cydia strobilella chromosome 21, ilCydStro3.1, whole genome shotgun sequence, encodes the following:
- the LOC134751108 gene encoding heparan-alpha-glucosaminide N-acetyltransferase-like; the encoded protein is MTMGQFENVGAFIRSCNGATLRYDQACLEIITTEPINFKSQYEECQGCKLLPTEPLTNSSSYMLKTLSPVRYAIENGNGQICNGSYQFLEFGQYSINLTEVTKQQCQPRMTAEPDAASLPILTAVLILLSMATLWYVVKGIGKRIIAGRLYARYFAREDNELGSETRVLTTEASVPRSPTRSRLRSLDIFRGAAIALMIFVNAGGGGYGIFSHSVWNGLTVADVVFPWFAFAMGQALVLSLNARLRTSLPRITALQQVALRSLLMAMAGVVLGSVNTSWAGVRLPGVLQRLAAMYLIVGALECAFMRTSQNITPGRSLFRDIAAGWQQWLATLSLVAVQICVTLTIPAPGCPRGYAGPGGLHLSAEGRNLTNCTGGIAGYIDRMVLGEAHLHKYGTFRDIYHTTVRHDPEGLLGILSGLLVVQAGAHATRIMLAYNHARARIMRWVFWSLIFGATGGALCMFSKNDGPIPINKNLWSVSFCLVTAATAFMTQAVLYYVVDLKMKWGGRPLYYAGQNALFLYLGSELLKKHFPLHIRVPAATHAQLLATHAFAMLVWIAVAIALHRKRIFITL